The genomic window CTACCTTCTTGACATAATTCTTCTATTAGCTGATTTATTTGTGTTTCTTCTACATTGGGAAAATAATCAGTCGCATTTTTAATCAATGTTTGTCTTCCTAAAAATGATTGTGTTGCTACAGTATTTAAAAGTAATTCTTTAACAGGTGTTAGAGGTGGTGAAGTTTTTATATTTCTACCTTGCAGTTGTTCTAATAAATAACATTCTTCTAATACTTTTGACTCAAGGGTAATTTCTTTAAGTTTTTTGAGATTAATAGCTTCATTCCCAATAATTAAATCTCCCTCTCGCGCATCTTTGACTAATTCATAGTAAGCCACTAAGCTATGTACTGATGCAATTTTTGGCTGAATTTGCCGATGATGAAAACCGTTAAATATTTGTGTATAAACTTTATACCCTTTATTATTTGAATTACCTAATTTTGAATCGCGAATCAAATATAAAATTTGGCATGATTTACGATCAATAGCTTTTTTGCAAGCTTCCATGACATGAAAAAAGGTAGTCATGTTTTGGTCTTCTGTCCATACAATACCTAAAGTTTCATATTTTCCAGGTAATTTGTAACTAAGAGAATAATTAGCAAATTTTGTTGCTTTTAAAAATGGTGATTTTATATCTTCCATTTCTAAAACACTTAAGGCTTCTTGCAACATTTGGATCAGTTCTGGCGATGATTGCTGATTTAGTTTAGTTACTTGCTTTTGAGCTTTAGTTAATTCATCAATCCATTTCAACTTAAAACTCGCTACCAATTTTGAGCGATCGCCTTTATCTTGTACTACAGGCTTAAATGTACCTATACCGCCAGCAACTAGCCATTCTTTGTATGCTTGTATTACCTCTCGTCCAAAAATTAAAACTTCTCTGGGGTTAGTCTTTCCGCGCGGAAATTGTTCTAACAAATATTGCTGATTTATAGGATAAATATTAGAAGCTGGTAGCGGGTTTGCTTGAGAATGTAAAAAGTGTAAGCGAGTTAATAAAATAGATTTTGCGTCAGTTAACGTAATCGGTTTTAAACGAGTTTTGATATCAATGCGATCTTTGTGCGACTGATCTACATAAGTTTCATTTTGTCGCCAAGTATCTGTAGTAATGCTGATAATTACTAAAAAGTTTTGATAGTCATCATGAATTTTTGTCGCAGCACTAAATAAAGTTTGTAAATCGGGAAACCCATTAGCTAAACGAGCAATACTTTCTAGTTGATCGAAACATAAGACAATTGGCTGGGTTTCAGTAGCAATTCTGCCAAAATTGGCTAAAGTCTCACAAGCTGCTTCTTCGGTATTGATAGAACTTTTTACCCCTAATTCCTTTAAAGATTCTTCGCTCAAATCGTCGCCGCGCAGCCATTCGCAAGCTAAATCATACTTTTTAGGATTGATTAAATCATGGAGTACCCCAAAAAAACTATCTGGATTATAAATAGCTGCATTGTGATAATTTTTTTTCAGATATTTAATAAACTTTTGGCGATCGCTTGTCAACCCTTCCCAAAAGTTATCTTGCATCAATCGCTCTTTTAAAGTGCGTTTGGTAAACACAGATAAGCTTTTTAGCCATAGCATCAATTGCGAATCTTTTTGTCCTGCGGGGATTTGGACTAAACTATCTACGGTATAGCGTAAAATATGCCACCAAATGCGATTACTTTGCGGAAACGGGCTAATATAAGCAAAAAAAGCTTTGTCGTTAAGAGTTTTCTTTAATCGTCCTAGTAAATAAGTTTTACCTGAACCTGGATCGCCTTCTAGCAACAATGTCCTAGTAGTGCGATCGCCAGCAACTTGAGCAAGAGTATCTGTTACTGTAGAAATCGTTTCTGTATGAATAGACTCTACTACAGGTTCAGCTTGTTGTTGACTGCGCCAAAAATTAACCGAACGATAATTATCGAAGGGATTAGTGCTTTGTAAAATCAGGTTATCAATGGATGTCACAATTGAGGTATTTTGATTAGTCATTGACCTTAATAAAAAATAACGGACTACCCGATCGCTGTTTGATTCCGGCGTTGACTTGCGCTGGCGAGTAACGGCTTGATTCTACCAACGCACTTAGTTCTATTTTGTCGCTTCCTTCCAAGCGATAAAGCGCTTGTTCTAAGTCTTCCCTAGATAAAGACGGTTGTAACTTTTCCCGCAAATAAAATATTGGTAAATAATTATCTGTACCAAATTCTTTGTCTAAGTCTTGGATAATCTGCAAAATTTCCCCATCGTTGGGTTTGTGTTTAGAATCTACTGCTATTAATGGCGGTTGACGCAAAAACTTTAAGTAGGTAGCCAGCATATTTTTGGTTAGGGTAATATTACCTTTCCCGCTAGGATCGTATTGTTGTTGTAAATATTCCTTTCCTCGCTCTGTTAGCCAAACCTCCTTAATTTTTTTATCGGTTTTGTTAACTTGAATCAATCCCTTTTCTAGCAAAGCTTGAACTAGCTTTTGGGCTTCTGGGGCAGCAATACCCGTTTTGCTAGGTGAAATCGCTGCTTTTTGGCAAGAATTGAGAATTTTTAATTCCTGAGCCGTTACAGGTAATTGTACTGATTCTATTTTAAGTAAAGCCATACCTGCACTAGCAATTTTAAACTTGCTAACTTCGTAAGTAACCCCCACTAATTCGCGCTCTAGAAGTTGACGACAAGTTTTATCGCGATCGCTTGCTTTAAGGGAACTAAGCTTAATTTTTGCCAAAGCTTCGCGGTAATTGGGAGCGTCAAGGAGTTTTAAGACAAATTTTAGTTCGATGTTTTCCATAAATAGCCCTCAAATAAGATTTGAGCGATCGCCTTATCTGTTTTAACAAGCGCGATCACTTTTTGTTTTAACTAAATTTCATCCAAATATTGCGCTTAATTTATACCAAATAGTCAAAATTGCTCATAAACTTAGAACGGCACAGAGTCATAAAAGTAATATTTTTTACTAATATGCTGCAAAAGTGTAGTTAATGTTACAAAGCAAATTTAACTCCGATGGCGAAAAGAACGCGCAAGCAAACACTCCCAGAACTAGAAAGTCTCCCTCCATCAATTATCTATCGCCCGGTAGCCAACAAAAAACCATCAAAAACTAACCGTTGGGGAAATTCGTTACTAGCTCTGGCTTTAATATTAACGGCTGCTAGTGCAGTAGCTGGAGGAGCATGGTGGAGTTTGCAGCTATTTGTCAATCCTGACGCAGTTAACGATGTCAACAAAATTTTGCCTGAAGGTGCAAAGTTCTCCGCTAGTAACCCCGAACAACAACCGCAAACTCTCAAACAAATTGAGGATTCCTTACGCACGCAAGGCAAAACAGCCGGGGAACTTTTGACGCTAGAAACTGATGCCAAAACTTCAGCTATCAAGTCTTTAGTTCTACCAGTATTAAAAAAACAGTCCAACTGCCAAACTGATTGTCAAGAAATTGTTGAATTACGAATTTATCAGCTAGTAATCAATAAGTTTAAGTTACCCTTTCAAAGCGAGCAAACTACTTATCAGCTAATTAGTCAGCTACCTGTATCTGGCCCCGATGAATCTTTTGCGATTTCTCCAGTAGTAGACTCAGAAACGGCTAACTATGGTTCAACTCAACTATTACCCCTAACTCAACTGCAACGCTTTTCAGGCACTACACCAAAATCCGGTACTTGGTTATATTTAATAGGTCAACGCCAGCATTCCGATAATGGGATTGCTTACGGGCAGATTCTTCACTACGACAGAAGTCGCTCGGCGCTAAGTTTAGTATTAACTTGGACTAGCCCCACAGGACAAGCTCCCAAATGGCAAGAAGTTACCGGCGGCGGTTTTCCCGAACTCCTAGTCGATCGCACTAGCGAATTAGAGCCACAGTTGCAAGTGTACCAAGTTAAACCCGCCCAAGCCTCTTTTAATCAATTTCAGCTAGTCCCGATTTCTATTGAAGAACCAGCAATCAAAACTACCGCCTATCGTAATGCTTTATTTTTAGCTCGTAGCGGTCTTTGGACTCCAGCATGGCAATGGTTAAAAGCACTCCCACAGGGCAAAAAACGCCCCTCCGCCGCCGCTCAAGCCCAAATTGATCTAATTGGGTTATACGCCAAATATACGAGCAAGAAAGCCGATACTGCTTGGGCAAGTCCCAGTCAACAAGCGATCGCAGCTTTGAGCGATGGACGTTGGGAAAAAGGTCTGCAAATATATCAAGCCTCACCGGAAAATACCCAAGAAATTGCTACTTTTTTAGTCAATGATTCCGGTAGGTTGTGGAATCGGGTAGAAGCCGCCCTAAAAATTAACCCCCGTCGCCCGGAAGTCCAAGCTTGGGGGGCGCTAATTCTCGGCGCTCAAGAAGGACAAGCAAATGCTTTAATTTGGCTCAAAGCGCAACCTCATAGCCCAAAAACCTTAACATACGTCGAAAAACTGCTCAAAAGGCTAGATGGAGATTATGGGGTTTCTTTGCCTGTAGCTAATCGCCCCAGTCGAATTATTGGATATCTAGAACCAGTAAGCAATATTAACTTAGCCGATTGGCTGCCTATAGAGCCAAAATCTCTAACTAAAAACCAAAAATGGCAGCAAATTAGAGTAATTACTTATAACAATGGTCAAACTTGGTTGCGATCGCCTTTTGATAAATTAAAGCTTCCCAACACCGAAAGAGCAAAGTTTTTGTGGCAGCAGTTAGGTTTAAATATAGACCCCAATCTTGATTTGGTGCTGCGCCTACCCAACGAACAATCGCCCACAACTACTACTGTCAACGTTCAAGCCGTACAGTGGGAAAATGGCGTACTGCGTCTACTTGTACCCGCACAAACTGAACTCCAGCCCCAACAAATACCTTTAGCTGTAAGTGCTAAGGCTTTGGAATGGGTAGAACCAACAAAAATGACTTTAACAGAATTTCTCAAACAAGAATCTGTAGATGCTACCGAGTTTTTGCCTGCGGTTTGGCGCGAGTTGTCAGCTAATAAGTCTTTACTCAAGTTTGAGCAATTGCAGCAAGAATTAGCAACTTTGACTGTTGGGTTAGTCGATCTTACGGGTGACGACAATCAAGACCTTATACTGACTATTTCGGAGCGGGAAATTGCCACCTTGACAAAAAACAAGTCTTACAAGGGTGGAGAACGCACAATCGCATTTTCCGATACCGGAGAGCTAATATATAGCGAATTTAGCAGCCCCGTAGGCAAGTTTAAAGCGATCGCTGACTTGAAAGATGCTGCACCGCCCGTTTTATTAATTGAAAATGCCAAAAAGTATAATATTCAACGCTGGTCAGCGATCAACCAGCGTTTTGAGTGATTACCTACTACTAGCAATTAATTTTTGTTCTCTGTACTGGTAGTAGCTAGACGTTGTTTGTTGAGACTTTGCAACTGATATAACAATGATTCAATTTCTGCCTCTAAGTGCAGGTATTTTACCTGAACGGCAACTTGATAAGGAATCGGCATATTTTTTAAATCGGAATTTATTGAGCGATCAGAGGAAATCGGGGCTAAACAAATAGTCATTATTAATAAGGTAGTAATTTATGCTTACTCACACCAAATTGTAATTGTAACTTAAAAATTTTTCTGTGTTGTTTGTGGCGATTTTTAAATTGGCTCCTCCAGATAACTTAAAAAGTGTTTGCAAATAAAAATGAAGCAGTATTGAAACCGAGAAGGAGATGAGAGATAGAGAAAGAATCCCCTTACCCGCTTGGGAGTGTTGATGAGTGAAGCGTTTTACGATAGTGACTTGACGGATCAAGAATG from Synechocystis sp. PCC 7509 includes these protein-coding regions:
- a CDS encoding ATP-binding protein, with translation MTNQNTSIVTSIDNLILQSTNPFDNYRSVNFWRSQQQAEPVVESIHTETISTVTDTLAQVAGDRTTRTLLLEGDPGSGKTYLLGRLKKTLNDKAFFAYISPFPQSNRIWWHILRYTVDSLVQIPAGQKDSQLMLWLKSLSVFTKRTLKERLMQDNFWEGLTSDRQKFIKYLKKNYHNAAIYNPDSFFGVLHDLINPKKYDLACEWLRGDDLSEESLKELGVKSSINTEEAACETLANFGRIATETQPIVLCFDQLESIARLANGFPDLQTLFSAATKIHDDYQNFLVIISITTDTWRQNETYVDQSHKDRIDIKTRLKPITLTDAKSILLTRLHFLHSQANPLPASNIYPINQQYLLEQFPRGKTNPREVLIFGREVIQAYKEWLVAGGIGTFKPVVQDKGDRSKLVASFKLKWIDELTKAQKQVTKLNQQSSPELIQMLQEALSVLEMEDIKSPFLKATKFANYSLSYKLPGKYETLGIVWTEDQNMTTFFHVMEACKKAIDRKSCQILYLIRDSKLGNSNNKGYKVYTQIFNGFHHRQIQPKIASVHSLVAYYELVKDAREGDLIIGNEAINLKKLKEITLESKVLEECYLLEQLQGRNIKTSPPLTPVKELLLNTVATQSFLGRQTLIKNATDYFPNVEETQINQLIEELCQEGRVQIVDPHAKPKSQLICLVVASK